A genomic region of Quadrisphaera sp. RL12-1S contains the following coding sequences:
- a CDS encoding 3-oxoacyl-ACP synthase III, whose amino-acid sequence MNGNTSWRAANTALLSINAIEAPVVVTSGELDERLAGTMKRLGIRPGLLERVTGIRERRLYAGDVTCGEAAATAGSKALSEAGVDASDVGLVINTSVTRYHLEPAVSAVVHEAMGLPTSAMNFDITNACLGFVNGLQTASAMIDAGHVRYAVVVGAEDISPMFDRTLDRLAHQPVTRQEYLDEFASLTLGSGAVAAVLGPADAHPEGHRIRGGVARSGSSHHGLCVASAEQMVADGRGLLEHGVALVGEAFDAADEEWGWSSGVARYVFHQVSKIHMAALVDRTGVPWSKVPESYPVLGNVGPASLPMTLAREVDSLEPGDRVLCLGVGSGLNSAFCEIVW is encoded by the coding sequence GTGAACGGCAACACGAGCTGGCGGGCGGCCAACACCGCTCTGCTCTCCATCAACGCCATCGAGGCACCGGTCGTGGTCACGTCCGGCGAGCTCGACGAGCGCCTCGCCGGCACCATGAAGAGGCTCGGCATCCGCCCCGGCCTGCTGGAGCGGGTCACCGGCATCCGCGAGCGGCGGCTCTACGCCGGGGACGTCACCTGCGGGGAGGCCGCGGCCACCGCTGGCTCCAAGGCGCTCTCCGAGGCCGGGGTCGACGCCTCGGACGTCGGCCTGGTGATCAACACCTCGGTGACGCGCTACCACCTCGAGCCCGCGGTCTCCGCCGTCGTGCACGAGGCGATGGGACTGCCGACCTCGGCGATGAACTTCGACATCACCAACGCCTGCCTCGGCTTCGTCAACGGCCTGCAGACCGCCTCGGCGATGATCGACGCCGGCCACGTCCGCTACGCCGTGGTCGTCGGCGCGGAGGACATCAGCCCGATGTTCGACAGGACGCTGGACCGCCTGGCCCACCAGCCGGTGACGCGCCAGGAGTACCTGGACGAGTTCGCGTCCCTGACGCTGGGCTCCGGGGCGGTCGCCGCCGTCCTCGGTCCCGCCGACGCCCACCCCGAGGGGCACCGCATCCGCGGTGGCGTGGCGCGCAGCGGCAGCTCCCACCACGGCCTGTGCGTGGCGAGCGCCGAGCAGATGGTGGCCGACGGGCGCGGGCTGCTCGAGCACGGCGTGGCCCTGGTCGGCGAGGCGTTCGACGCCGCTGACGAGGAGTGGGGCTGGAGCAGCGGCGTGGCGCGCTACGTGTTCCACCAGGTCTCCAAGATCCACATGGCGGCGCTGGTCGACCGCACGGGCGTGCCGTGGTCGAAGGTGCCCGAGAGCTACCCCGTGCTCGGCAATGTGGGGCCCGCCTCGCTGCCGATGACCCTGGCGCGCGAGGTCGACTCGCTCGAGCCGGGTGACCGGGTGCTGTGCCTGGGCGTCGGCTCGGGCCTGAACTCGGCCTTCTGCGAGATCGTCTGGTGA